From a single Brassica oleracea var. oleracea cultivar TO1000 chromosome C5, BOL, whole genome shotgun sequence genomic region:
- the LOC106294075 gene encoding gibberellin-regulated protein 13-like: MATKLNLIVFSIVMLHHLISVQMHPIHTDTKSPAPQSHPPQSQPHHNSSQNGTTEGSLQLQECGPRCGHRCSNTQYKKPCLFFCNKCCTKCLCVPPGTYGNKQVCPCYNNWKTKLGGPKCP; encoded by the exons ATGGCAACCAAACTTAACCTCATTGTTTTCTCCATTGTTATGTTACACCACCTTATATCTGTCCAAATGCAT CCAATACACACTGACACTAAGTCTCCTGCTCCACAATCACATCCACCACAGTCTCAACCCCATCACAATAGCTCTCAA AACGGTACTACGGAAGGCAGTCTTCAGCTCCAAG AGTGTGGGCCAAGGTGTGGACATAGATGCTCGAATACACAATACAAGAAGCCATGTTTGTTCTTCTGCAACAAATGTTGTACCAAGTGTTTGTGTGTGCCTCCAGGTACTTATGGCAACAAGCAAGTCTGTCCTTGCTACAACAACTGGAAGACTAAGCTTGGTGGACCAAAATGCCCTTGA
- the LOC106292802 gene encoding probable calcium-binding protein CML36: MKFAKLNPKRLFRSKDRATVSKSTASSGSASSFSSGAADECNNHSSAVTGGSVTPTSILPEVSAVHSPYSYVEILQAFKLIDRDNDGAVSRHDLESFLTRLGPDPPTEEEIDVMLKEVDCDGDGTIRLEELASRCVVVSSEDDNKSRGCSDELKETFEFFDADRDGKISAEELLRVFSAIGDERCTLEECERMIAAVDDDGNGFVCFAEFSRMMDLQR, translated from the coding sequence ATGAAATTCGCAAAACTGAATCCAAAACGTTTGTTCAGATCCAAAGACCGTGCAACGGTCTCTAAATCCACCGCTTCCTCCGGATCCGCTTCGTCTTTCTCCTCCGGCGCCGCGGACGAGTGTAATAATCACTCCTCCGCCGTCACCGGAGGCTCCGTCACTCCCACCAGCATACTCCCGGAGGTCTCAGCCGTTCATTCTCCCTACTCGTACGTCGAGATCCTCCAGGCGTTCAAGCTGATCGACAGAGACAACGACGGAGCCGTCTCGAGGCACGACCTGGAGTCGTTCCTCACGCGCCTCGGTCCCGATCCTCCGACGGAGGAGGAGATCGACGTCATGCTCAAGGAGGTGGACTGCGACGGAGACGGTACGATTCGCCTGGAAGAGCTCGCCAGCCGCTGCGTCGTCGTCTCCTCGGAGGATGATAATAAGTCTCGCGGCTGCTCGGACGAGCTGAAGGAGACGTTCGAGTTCTTCGACGCGGATCGCGACGGTAAGATCTCGGCCGAGGAGCTTCTCCGAGTTTTCTCGGCCATTGGTGACGAGCGGTGCACGTTAGAGGAGTGCGAGCGCATGATAGCGGCCGTTGACGATGACGGTAACGGATTCGTGTGCTTCGCTGAGTTCTCGAGAATGATGGATCTCCAGCGATGA
- the LOC106292498 gene encoding LOW QUALITY PROTEIN: heme-binding-like protein At3g10130, chloroplastic (The sequence of the model RefSeq protein was modified relative to this genomic sequence to represent the inferred CDS: inserted 1 base in 1 codon) — translation MISSNIAPPPLSLLSSSPNNFSFDLRSYPNXKQRRCSVLCSGVRTAAKRQSRDLSATEARVSLVLALASQASSVSQRLLADLAVETAKYAFPKRFNSSNLEEAFMSVPDLETMNFRVLSRTDRYEIREVEPYYVAETTMPGGNGFDFYGASRSFNVLAEYLFGKNTVNEKMEMTTPVVTRKVQSVGEKMEMTTPVITRKAKDQTQWQMSFVMPSKYGSDLPLPKDPSVKIQEVPRKIVAVLAFSGYVTDEEIERREQELRRALQNDKKFRVRDGVSVEVAQYNPPFTLPFTRRNEVSLEVESKDY, via the exons ATGATCAGCTCCAATATTGCACCACCACCCCTTTCTCTACTCTCTTCGTCTCCTAACAACTTCTCCTTCGATCTCCGATCGTATCCTA ATAAACAGAGGAGATGCTCTGTTCTTTGCTCCGGCGTCAGAACCGCGGCTAAGCGGCAGAGTCGGGATTTGTCCGCAACCGAAGCTAGGGTTTCTCTCGTTCTCGCTCTCGCCTCTCAGGCCTCCTCCGTCTCTCAACGCC TTTTGGCTGATTTGGCGGTGGAGACTGCGAAGTATGCGTTTCCGAAGAGATTCAATAGCTCGAACCTGGAAGAAGCCTTCATGTCTG TTCCGGATCTCGAGACGATGAACTTCAGAGTTCTAAGCAGGACTGATAGATACGAGATCAGAGAAGTCGAG CCTTATTATGTGGCGGAGACTACAATGCCAGGTGGAAATGGATTCGACTTCTATGGTGCTTCCAGGTCTTTCAATGTCTTAGCTGAGTACCTCTTTGGTAAG AACACGGTGAATGAAAAAATGGAGATGACGACTCCTGTTGTTACTCGTAAAGTCCAATCCGTTGGTGAAAAGATGGAGATGACCACTCCAGTTATAACTAGGAAG GCGAAAGATCAAACCCAGTGGCAAATGTCTTTCGTCATGCCATCAAAGTACGGTTCAGATTTGCCACTGCCAAAAGATCCTTCGGTCAAGATTCAGGAGGTGCCACGGAAGATTGTTGCTGTTCTCGCCTTCTCAG GATATGTAACCGATGAAGAGATTGAGAGACGGGAGCAAGAACTAAGGCGAGCTCTTCAGAATGACAAGAAGTTCCGAGTGAGAGATGGAGTTTCAGTTGAAGTTGCACAG TACAATCCACCATTCACTCTCCCGTTTACCCGCCGCAACGAGGTCTCTCTCGAAGTGGAAAGCAAAGATTATTAG
- the LOC106295142 gene encoding tubulin-folding cofactor B — translation MATSRLQMEGDDSVLLHVTHSNLKSFAADVRFSPQMNVEAVKEKLWKKCGTSVNAMALELYDESGSKVAVLSDDTRPLGFYSPFDGFRLHIVDLDPSSVTTGGWLEDTSLVEKYTISEEDYAKRTDSYRKFKEKIVAQKPAASDVKTKEDFMEDLCANIKVGDRCQVVPGEKRGVVKYVGRAESLGPGYWVGIQYDEPLGKHDGMVKGTRLFECPQLHGGVVRPDKVKVGDYPERDPFEDDEI, via the exons ATGGCGACTTCGCGGTTACAGATGGAAGGAGATGACTCTGTACTTCTCCACGTAACTCACTCCAACCTCAAGAGCTTCGCTGCCGATGTTCGTTTCTCTCCGCAA ATGAATGTGGAAGCTGTGAAGGAAAAGCTATGGAAGAAATGCGGGACATCTGTTAACGCTATGGCTTTAGAGCTTTATGATGAGAGTGGCTCCAAGGTTGCAGTCCTCAGTGATGATACGAGACCACTCGGTTTCTACTCCCCTTTTGATGG GTTTCGGTTACACATAGTAGATCTTGACCCTTCCTCGGTCACAACTGGAGGGTGGCTTGAAGATACTTCATTGGTTGAGAAGTATACTATCTCAGAAGAGGACTATGCTAAACGAACTG ACAGTTATAGGAAATTCAAAGAAAAAATAGTGGCTCAGAAGCCTGCTGCTTCTGACGTTAAG ACGAAGGAGGACTTCATGGAAGATCTCTGTGCAAATATCAAG GTGGGAGATAGATGCCAAGTTGTGCCCGGGGAGAAAAGAGGAGTGGTTAAGTACGTTGGACGAGCAGAGTCGTTGGGTCCTGGCTATTGGGTTGGGATCCAGTACGATGAACCCCTTGGCAAACACGATGGCAT GGTGAAAGGAACAAGATTATTTGAATGCCCTCAGCTTCATGGTGGTGTGGTCCGGCCAGACAAAGTAAAG GTTGGTGATTATCCAGAAAGAGACCCATTCGAGGATGATGAAATATAA
- the LOC106292494 gene encoding probable inactive purple acid phosphatase 16, producing the protein MKERSKDTQTLFCSIVLNNMKRSSSFLIFTVLSLPLISAVGWELSIPSTTTARSRLRVREGSRFKIAIFADLHFGEDSWTDWGPRQDENSVNVMSKVLDAETPDFVVYLGDVVTANNIAIHNASLFWDKAISPTRDRNIPWTSLFGNHDDASFVWPLDWFSSSGIPPIICPSVSNSSSWSSDDGCGFRGTTRVELIQEELKAANALSYSTIGPKELWPSVSNYVIPVESSDDSIQVVALLYFLDSGGGSYPEVISNAQVEWFKTKSNTLNPDLSIPELIFWHIPSKAYKKVAPRLWITRPCVGSINKERVDAQEAENGMMRVLEKRSSVKAVFVGHNHGLDWCCPYKDKLWLCFARHTGYGGYGNWPRGSRILEITEVPFRIKSWIRMEDGAVHSEVNLTSD; encoded by the exons ATGAAAGAAAGATCAAAAGACACACAAACTTTGTTCTGTTCGATCGTCTTGAATAATATGAAAAGATCGTCGTCATTTCTGATCTTCACCGTTCTATCCCTTCCACTAATCTCAGCCGTAGGTTGGGAGCTAAGCATACCGTCAACGACCACGGCAAGAAGTCGTCTTCGAGTCCGAGAAGGATCACGGTTCAAGATCGCAATCTTTGCAGACCTCCACTTCGGCGAAGACTCGTGGACTGATTGGGGTCCACGTCAAGATGAAAACTCTGTCAACGTCATGTCTAAAGTTCTTGACGCTGAAACTCCAG ATTTTGTGGTGTACTTGGGAGATGTAGTAACGGCTAACAACATAGCAATCCATAACGCAAGCTTGTTTTGGGACAAAGCAATCTCACCTACACGAGATAGAAACATCCCATGGACTAGTCTCTTTGGTAACCATGACGACGCCTCTTTCGTTTGGCCTTTGGACTGGTTCTCTTCCTCTGGTATCCCTCCCATTATCTGTCCCTCAGTATCAAACTCCTCCTCCTGGTCCTCTGATGATGGATGCGGTTTTAGAGGAACAACGAGAGTGGAACTGATTCAAGAAGAGCTTAAAGCAGCCAATGCACTCTCATACTCAACCATTGGTCCTAAGGAGCTATGGCCAAGCGTGTCAAACTACGTCATTCCCGTGGAGTCATCTGATGATTCGATACAAGTCGTTGCGTTGCTGTACTTTCTTGACTCGGGAGGTGGTTCATACCCGGAGGTTATATCAAATGCTCAAGTGGAGTGGTTTAAAACCAAGTCCAATACTCTTAATCCTGATCTAAG TATCCCGGAGTTGATATTTTGGCACATACCAAGTAAAGCATACAAGAAAGTAGCTCCACGGCTATGGATAACGAGACCTTGCGTCGGATCAATCAACAAAGAGAGAGTAGATGCTCAAGAAGCTGAAAATGGTATGATGAGAGTTCTTGAGAAGAGATCTTCTGTTAAG GCTGTGTTTGTAGGACACAACCATGGACTAGACTGGTGCTGTCCGTACAAAGACAAGCTGTGGCTTTGCTTTGCAAGGCACACTGGTTATGGTGGATATGGAAATTGGCCAAGAGGATCAAGGATTCTTGAGATTACTGAAGTGCCTTTTCGGATTAAGTCTTGGATTCGGATGGAAGATGGAGCTGTCCATAGTGAAGTTAACTTAACTAGTGATTAG
- the LOC106343961 gene encoding ganglioside-induced differentiation-associated protein 2: MAEDFSVVVLASDLGVDARPFLTRTDEVDEQENWHDCPQYLGDEDFSDLDLLHFFTLQGSDKSRNRIFRVVGKYFPARVVSAERLKKYIFQKISNECPEGPFCLVYMHSTVQKDENSPGITILRWIYEDLPSEIKERLQVVYFVHPGLRSRLVIATLGRLLLTGGLYWKIKYVSRLQYLWEEIKKGEVEVPDFVNNHDNVLEHRPLTDYGIEPDPFHLTEVQSSSFSLNQYENRWVS, from the exons ATGGCAGAAGACTTTTCAGTGGTGGTCTTAGCTTCCGATCTAGGCGTCGACGCTCGACCTTTCTTAACGAGAACCGATGAAGTCGACGAGCAAGAGAACTGGCACGACTGTCCTCAATACCTCGGTGACGAAGACTTCTCCGATCTCGATCTCCTCCACTTCTTCACCCTCCAAGGCTCCGATAAGTCCCGTAACCGAATCTTCCGCGTCGTCGGAAAGTACTTTCCCG CTCGTGTGGTGAGTGCAGAGAGGCTGAAGAAGTATATCTTCCAGAAGATTAGCAACGAGTGTCCAGAGGGACCTTTCTGCTTGGTTTACATGCATAGCACGGTCCAAAAGGACGAGAACTCGCCGGGGATTACCATCTTGAGATGGATCTACGAGGATCTTCCTTCGGAGATCAAAGAGAGACTCCAAGTTGTTTACTTTGTACACCCTGGTCTTCGTTCGAGACTTGTCATTGCCACTCTCGGTCGCCTTCTTCTAACTGGAGG ATTGTACTGGAAGATTAAGTATGTGAGCAGGTTGCAGTATCTGTGGGAGGAGATAAAGAAAGGGGAGGTTGAAGTTCCCGACTTTGTGAACAACCATGACAATGTGCTTGAGCATAGACCGTTGACGGACTATGGAATCGAACCGGATCCTTTTCACTTAACCGAGGTTCAGTCTTCTTCGTTCTCACTCAACCAGTACGAGAACAGATGGGTCTCATAG
- the LOC106343960 gene encoding probable methyltransferase PMT6, whose product MRGYNVFGATRSGKTILVALFLTVGSFYAGSLFGNNEPIYLSQSALFKFQNKINLTHRVSPLVIPETGMNVCPLKFNEYLPCHNVTYVHQLSLNVSRREELERHCPPLEQRLFCLVPPPKDYKIPLKWPTSRDFVWRSNVNHTHLAQVNGGQSWVQEHGEFWWFPGGGTHFKHGASEYIQRLGGMVTNETGDLSSAGVVQVLDVGCGVASFAAYLLPLGIQTMSFAPNDAHENQIQFALERGIGGAMISAVATKQLPYPSASFEMVHCSRCRVDWHANDGILLKEVHRLLRPNGYFVYTSPPAYRNDKEYPMIWDKLVSLTNSMCWKLVSRKVQTAIWIKEENVECLKKKAELKAISLCDVEDALKPSWQVPLRDCVQISGHTEKRPSSLAERLSTYPETLRNIGISEDEYASDTVFWREQVKQYWRFMNVNESEVRNVMDMNAFIGGFASAMNSSPVWVMNVVPATMNETLSGVFERGLTGAFHDWCEPFSTYPLTYDLLHANHVISHYQSRGDGCLVEDIMLEMDRMIRPQGFIIIRDEEPIISRIRDLAPKYLWEVETHQLENKFKKTETVLFCRKRFWAII is encoded by the exons ATGAGAGGTTACAACGTGTTCGGTGCAACGAGATCGGGGAAGACGATACTAGTGGCTCTCTTTCTAACGGTTGGATCATTCTACGCTGGCTCTCTCTTCGGCAACAACGAACCCATCTACCTCTCACAATCTG CTCTCTTCAAATTCCAAAACAAAATCAACCTTACTCACCGAGTCTCACCACTAGTCATACCCGAAACTGGGATGAATGTGTGTCCCTTAAAGTTCAACGAGTATCTCCCTTGTCACAACGTCACTTACGTTCACCAGCTGAGCTTGAACGTCTCTAGAAGAGAAGAACTCGAGAGACACTGCCCGCCGCTCGAGCAGCGTCTCTTCTGCTTGGTGCCTCCACCAAAAGATTACAAGATACCTTTAAAATGGCCAACCAGTAGAGACTTTGTATGGAGAAGTAATGTGAATCATACACATCTTGCTCAAGTTAACGGTGGACAAAGCTGGGTACAGGAACATGGAGAGTTCTGGTGGTTCCCTGGTGGTGGTACGCATTTCAAACATGGTGCTTCAGAATACATACAAAG GTTGGGAGGTATGGTGACTAATGAAACAGGTGACTTGAGTTCAGCTGGAGTGGTACAAGTTCTTGATGTTGGATGTGGAGTTGCGAGCTTTGCGGCTTACCTTCTTCCTTTAGGTATACAGACAATGTCCTTTGCTCCTAATGATGCTCATGAGAATCAGATTCAGTTTGCATTGGAGAGAGGCATCGGCGGTGCAATGATCTCTGCTGTTGCCACCAAACAACTGCCGTATCCCTCAGCTTCTTTTGAGATGGTTCATTGTTCGAGATGCCGTGTTGATTGGCATGCAAACG ATGGGATCTTACTTAAAGAAGTTCATAGGCTTCTTAGACCCAATGGATACTTTGTGTATACGTCGCCACCAGCTTATAGGAATGATAAAGAGTATCCAATGATTTGGGATAAGTTGGTTAGTCTAACTAACTCAATGTGCTGGAAGCTTGTTTCCCGGAAGGTACAAACTGCTATATGGATTAAAGAAGAGAACGTGGAGTGCCTTAAGAAAAAGGCAGAGCTAAAGGCTATAAGCTTATGTGATGTGGAAGATGCTTTGAAACCGTCCTGGCAAGTTCCTCTTAGAGATTGTGTGCAGATTAGTGGACATACAGAGAAGAGACCCTCTTCTTTAGCTGAACGTCTTTCCACATATCCAGAAACTCTAAGAAACATAG GCATCAGTGAAGATGAGTATGCATCAGACACAGTCTTCTGGAGAGAACAAGTTAAACAGTACTGGCGGTTTATGAATGTCAATGAGAGTGAAGTGCGGAATGTGATGGACATGAATGCATTTATTGGTGGATTTGCTTCGGCCATGAACTCGTCCCCTGTTTGGGTAATGAACGTAGTACCTGCTACCATGAATGAAACTTTGTCTGGAGTTTTTGAGAGGGGCTTAACTGGTGCTTTCCATGATTG GTGTGAGCCGTTCTCAACATATCCGCTGACGTATGATTTGTTGCACGCCAATCATGTCATCTCTCATTACCAAAGCCGTGGAGATGGTTGTTTGGTAGAGGATATCATGCTTGAGATGGACCGGATGATTCGCCCTCAG GGATTCATCATTATAAGGGACGAGGAACCTATAATCTCAAGGATCCGAGACTTGGCTCCTAAGTACCTCTGGGAAGTGGAGACTCATCAGCTGGAAAACAAATTCAAGAAGACAGAAACCGTTCTGTTTTGCAGAAAGAGATTCTGGGCAATCATCTGA
- the LOC106343857 gene encoding uncharacterized protein LOC106343857 isoform X1 — MSSGTVRRVSRQDIQLVQNLIERCLQLYMNQKEVVETLLEQAKIEPGFTELVWQKLEEENREFFNAYYLRLMVKHQIMEFNKLLEQQVRHMQQMHPTGLTSIQNTNGSHIQSMNQKQLGYASEHTDHQSLKPNAHHPMPSSLSNAYLNGSSTLNTNVSPSVNMSTHARRVDTCPNMLSSQTTTNMPPMMQGMNGGGGGGMIKSETAFTNPPSFMYGGERNNALEGHSTGRETPIPSFSNESNNNQPIGDTLLDAEASTFGFLGSIPRNFSLSDLTADFSQSSEILESYDKSPFLAPDAENFLDSCDRGEYQGDNKRLDTISEGFSYDNLGSE, encoded by the exons ATGTCAAGTGGAACAGTGAGAAGGGTCTCGCGTCAAGACATACAACTG GTTCAAAACCTTATAGAACGATGCCTTCAACTTTACATGAATCAGAAAGAAGTTGTGGAAACTTTACTGGAACAGGCTAAAATCGAGCCTGGGTTCACAGAGTTAG TTTGGCAGAAGCTTGAAGAAGAGAACCGCGAATTTTTCAACGCGTACTATCTGAGGCTCATGGTGAAACACCAGATCATGGAATTCAACAAGCTACTTGAGCAGCAGGTTCGCCATATGCAGCAGATGCATCCAACTGGACTTACCTCCATCCAGAACACAAATGGTTCTCACATCCAATCAA TGAACCAGAAACAGTTGGGATATGCCTCTGAACACACTGATCATCAATCATTGAAGCCTAATGCACATCATCCCATGCCATCGAGTCTGTCTAACGCATACCTCAACGGCTCTTCAACGCTCAACACAAACGTGTCCCCTTCTGTGAACATGTCGACCCACGCTAGGAGAGTTGACACTTGTCCGAATATGCTCTCATCACAGACTACCACAAACATGCCCCCTATGATGCAAGGGATGAATGGAGGAGGAGGAGGAGGGATGATCAAGTCCGAGACTGCCTTTACAAACCCTCCTTCGTTCATGTATGGTGGCGAACGGAACAACGCCTTGGAAGGACATTCCACAGGTAGAGAAACTCCGATCCCATCTTTCAGTAACGAGTCCAACAACAACCAGCCCATTGGTGATACGCTTCTTGATGCAGAAGCTTCTACTTTTGGGTTCTTAGGATCAATTCCTAGGAACTTCAGCCTCTCTGACTTGACTGCTGATTTTTCACAGAGCTCAG AGATTCTGGAGAGCTATGATAAATCACCATTCCTTGCGCCAGATGCTGAAAATTTCCTGGACTCCTGCGACAGGGGAGAATATCAAG GAGACAACAAGAGATTGGATACCATATCTGAAGGTTTCAGTTACGACAACCTCGGGAGCGAGTAG
- the LOC106343857 gene encoding uncharacterized protein LOC106343857 isoform X2 translates to MSSGTVRRVSRQDIQLVQNLIERCLQLYMNQKEVVETLLEQAKIEPGFTELVWQKLEEENREFFNAYYLRLMVKHQIMEFNKLLEQQVRHMQQMHPTGLTSIQNTNGSHIQSMNQKQLGYASEHTDHQSLKPNAHHPMPSSLSNAYLNGSSTLNTNVSPSVNMSTHARRVDTCPNMLSSQTTTNMPPMMQGMNGGGGGGMIKSETAFTNPPSFMYGGERNNALEGHSTEASTFGFLGSIPRNFSLSDLTADFSQSSEILESYDKSPFLAPDAENFLDSCDRGEYQGDNKRLDTISEGFSYDNLGSE, encoded by the exons ATGTCAAGTGGAACAGTGAGAAGGGTCTCGCGTCAAGACATACAACTG GTTCAAAACCTTATAGAACGATGCCTTCAACTTTACATGAATCAGAAAGAAGTTGTGGAAACTTTACTGGAACAGGCTAAAATCGAGCCTGGGTTCACAGAGTTAG TTTGGCAGAAGCTTGAAGAAGAGAACCGCGAATTTTTCAACGCGTACTATCTGAGGCTCATGGTGAAACACCAGATCATGGAATTCAACAAGCTACTTGAGCAGCAGGTTCGCCATATGCAGCAGATGCATCCAACTGGACTTACCTCCATCCAGAACACAAATGGTTCTCACATCCAATCAA TGAACCAGAAACAGTTGGGATATGCCTCTGAACACACTGATCATCAATCATTGAAGCCTAATGCACATCATCCCATGCCATCGAGTCTGTCTAACGCATACCTCAACGGCTCTTCAACGCTCAACACAAACGTGTCCCCTTCTGTGAACATGTCGACCCACGCTAGGAGAGTTGACACTTGTCCGAATATGCTCTCATCACAGACTACCACAAACATGCCCCCTATGATGCAAGGGATGAATGGAGGAGGAGGAGGAGGGATGATCAAGTCCGAGACTGCCTTTACAAACCCTCCTTCGTTCATGTATGGTGGCGAACGGAACAACGCCTTGGAAGGACATTCCACAG AAGCTTCTACTTTTGGGTTCTTAGGATCAATTCCTAGGAACTTCAGCCTCTCTGACTTGACTGCTGATTTTTCACAGAGCTCAG AGATTCTGGAGAGCTATGATAAATCACCATTCCTTGCGCCAGATGCTGAAAATTTCCTGGACTCCTGCGACAGGGGAGAATATCAAG GAGACAACAAGAGATTGGATACCATATCTGAAGGTTTCAGTTACGACAACCTCGGGAGCGAGTAG
- the LOC106292502 gene encoding uncharacterized protein LOC106292502 yields MGNCIVMEKKVIKIMRNDGEVVEYRGPMKVHDILTQFSGHYSLFDSLSNHCHLHPQAKLLCGRLYYLMPKQTTTVKHKKTKKVRFANPEVEKEGDTKEKSPSVVRVKMVVSKKELEKLLQGGSIHEVVYRSLDKQHLCRDDDDAAAADECLTGWRPLLDSIPESD; encoded by the coding sequence ATGGGGAATTGTATAGTAATGGAGAAGAAAGTGATAAAGATAATGAGAAATGATGGAGAAGTAGTTGAATACAGAGGACCCATGAAGGTTCATGACATCCTCACCCAATTCTCTGGTCACTACTCTCTCTTTGATTCTCTGTCAAACCATTGTCATCTTCATCCACAAGCCAAGCTTCTCTGTGGTCGTCTCTACTATCTCATGCCGAAGCAGACGACCACAGTAAAGCACAAGAAAACGAAGAAAGTCAGGTTTGCAAATCCAGAGGTTGAAAAAGAAGGAGATACCAAGGAGAAGAGTCCTAGTGTCGTGAGAGTGAAGATGGTTGTGAGTAAGAAAGAGCTAGAGAAGCTGCTTCAAGGAGGTTCAATTCATGAAGTGGTGTATAGGAGTCTTGATAAGCAGCATCTATGTCGTGATGATGATGATGCTGCTGCTGCTGATGAATGTCTTACAGGCTGGAGACCTTTGTTAGATAGCATTCCAGAATCTGATTAG
- the LOC106295141 gene encoding lycopene beta cyclase, chloroplastic, whose translation MDTLLRTPNKLEFFIPQFHGFERLSPNPSRVKLGVKKRTIRIGSTSTSSSSSALLDLVPETKKENLDFDLPLYDTSLNKVVDLAIVGGGPAGLAVAQQVSEAGLSVCSIDPSPKLIWPNNYGVWVDEFEAMDLVDCLDTTWSGAVVYINDGSEKDLSRPYGRVNRKQLKSKMLQKCITNGVRFHQAKVTDVVHEEVNSTVVCSDGVKIQASVVLDATGFSRCLVQYDKPYNPGYQVAYGIVAEVDGHPFDVDKMVFMDWRDKHLDAYPEVKERNSKIPTFLYAMPFSSNRIFLEETSLVARPGLKMEDIQERMVARLKHLGINVKRIEEDERCVIPMGGPLPILPQRVVGIGGTAGMVHPSTGYMVARTLAAAPIVANAIVRYLGGGNNNGLRGDELSAEVWRDLWPIERRRQREFFCFGMDILLKLDLDATRRFFDAFFDLEPRYWHGFLSSRLFLPDLVFFGLSLFSHASNTSRLEIMTKGTVPLAKMINNLVKDRD comes from the coding sequence ATGGATACTCTCTTGAGAACACCCAACAAGCTCGAGTTTTTCATCCCTCAGTTTCATGGGTTTGAGAGATTAAGTCCAAATCCTTCACGGGTCAAGCTTGGTGTGAAGAAAAGAACAATCAGAATCGGTAGTACTAGTACTAGTAGTAGTAGCAGTGCTCTTTTGGATCTTGTTCCTGAAACCAAGAAGGAGAATCTTGACTTCGACCTTCCCTTATACGACACTTCCCTGAACAAAGTTGTTGATCTAGCTATCGTTGGCGGCGGCCCCGCTGGTTTAGCCGTGGCTCAGCAAGTCTCCGAAGCTGGACTCTCTGTCTGCTCCATCGATCCTTCCCCCAAACTCATTTGGCCTAACAACTACGGAGTTTGGGTTGACGAGTTCGAAGCCATGGACTTGGTAGACTGCCTCGACACCACCTGGTCCGGCGCCGTCGTCTACATCAACGACGGCTCCGAAAAGGACCTGTCCCGGCCTTACGGGAGAGTCAACCGTAAACAGCTCAAATCCAAGATGCTTCAGAAGTGCATCACCAACGGTGTTAGATTCCATCAGGCTAAAGTCACTGACGTGGTTCACGAGGAGGTTAACTCCACTGTGGTTTGCAGTGACGGTGTGAAGATTCAGGCTTCTGTTGTTCTCGACGCTACTGGGTTTTCAAGATGCTTGGTGCAGTATGATAAACCGTACAACCCGGGTTATCAAGTAGCTTATGGTATCGTTGCTGAGGTCGATGGTCACCCGTTTGATGTGGACAAGATGGTGTTTATGGACTGGAGAGATAAGCATCTTGACGCGTACCCTGAGGTTAAAGAACGGAACAGCAAGATCCCTACGTTCTTGTACGCGATGCCGTTTTCTTCAAACAGAATCTTTCTCGAGGAGACGTCTCTTGTGGCTAGGCCGGGTCTGAAGATGGAAGATATCCAAGAGAGGATGGTTGCGAGGCTGAAACATTTGGGGATCAACGTGAAGCGGATTGAGGAAGACGAGCGTTGTGTGATCCCTATGGGAGGTCCTTTACCGATCTTGCCTCAAAGAGTTGTTGGCATTGGCGGTACAGCGGGGATGGTTCATCCTTCGACTGGTTACATGGTTGCTAGGACTCTTGCAGCTGCTCCGATAGTTGCAAACGCTATAGTGAGGTACCTTGGTGGTGGTAACAACAACGGCTTGAGAGGAGATGAGCTCTCGGCTGAGGTGTGGAGAGACTTGTGGCCTATTGAGAGGCGGAGACAGAGGGAGTTCTTCTGTTTTGGGATGGATATTTTGCTGAAGCTTGATTTGGATGCTACTAGGAGGTTCTTTGATGCGTTCTTTGACCTGGAACCGCGTTACTGGCATGGTTTCTTGTCGTCGAGGCTGTTTCTCCCGGACCTGGTGTTCTTCGGGCTGTCGCTCTTCTCGCATGCTTCTAATACCTCGAGGTTGGAGATCATGACTAAGGGAACTGTTCCTCTTGCTAAGATGATCAACAATTTGGTTAAAGATAGAGACTAA